A genomic segment from Eubalaena glacialis isolate mEubGla1 chromosome 16, mEubGla1.1.hap2.+ XY, whole genome shotgun sequence encodes:
- the LOC133076401 gene encoding complement C1q and tumor necrosis factor-related protein 9-like produces FLVCIAPGCRLQPWGSGEPGHPGGPGKDRMTGEKGEPGADGNVEAKGVKGDQGSRGPPGKHGPQGLVGPMGEKGLRGETGAQGQKGEKGDVGPVGPKGPKGSTGPSGPTGLPGPVGPTGKLGPRGDAGPLGPQGEPGARGMRGWKGDRGEKGKTGEMPVLPKSAFTVGLTVLSKFPLSDVPVKFDRILYYEFGHYDVATGKFTCHVAGVYYFTYHVTVFSRNVQVSLVKNGVKVLHTKDGYVSSEDQASGGIVLQLKLGDEVWLQVTGGERFNGLFADEDDDTTFTGFLLFRSA; encoded by the exons GCGAACCAGGACATCCTGGTGGCCCAGGGAAGGACAGGATGACCGGAGAGAAAGGAGAACCAG GAGCCGATGGAAACGTTGAAGCAAAGGGCGTGAAAGGTGATCAGGGCTCAAGAGGCCCCCCAGGGAAACACGGGCCACAGGGACTTGTGGGCCCCATGGGAGAGAAAGGCCTCAGAGGAGAGACCGGCGCCCAAGGGCAGAAGGGGGAGAAGGGCGACGTGGGTCCCGTTGGTCCAAAAGGGCCAAAGGGCAGCACTGGACCTTCGGGCCCAACTGGTTTACCTGGCCCCGTGGGCCCCACTGGAAAGCTGGGTCCCAGGGGAGATGCCGGCCCCTTGGGGCCCCAGGGTGAGCCCGGAGCCCGGGGAATGAGAGGCTGGAAAGGGGATcgaggagaaaaagggaaaactgGGGAGATGCCAGTCTTGCCCAAAAGCGCCTTCACCGTGGGGCTCACGGTGCTGAGCAAGTTCCCTCTGTCAGACGTGCCCGTCAAGTTCGACAGGATCCTGTACTACGAGTTTGGCCACTACGATGTGGCCACGGGGAAATTCACCTGCCACGTCGCCGGCGTCTATTACTTCACCTACCACGTCACCGTTTTCTCCAGGAACGTCCAGGTGTCTTTGGTCAAAAACGGGGTAAAAGTCCTGCACACCAAGGACGGTTACGTGAGCTCCGAGGACCAGGCGTCGGGTGGCATCGTCCTGCAGCTGAAGCTCGGGGAcgaggtgtggctgcaggtgACGGGAGGGGAGAGGTTCAACGGCTTGTTTGCGGATGAGGACGACGACACCACGTTCACGGGCTTCCTCCTGTTCCGCAGCGCGTGA